Proteins encoded by one window of Emticicia oligotrophica DSM 17448:
- a CDS encoding c-type cytochrome domain-containing protein, with protein MVIISISDWFTFIGRFHPLMVHLPIGFFSILVVIETLNRYNYLEVHKKVIQVIIFCSTLSAISSCILGYFLSLEGGYNEEILVEHQNQGIVFSVLNLLMFCLKLDYSEIRIPFSKRIYDVLLLLTTLMMIITGHHGGNLTHGEDYLTEKLPFNKKNNESSVALSNSTKNLDKNTVIVYKDIIKPIFKQKCEQCHNASKMKGNLRMDEVSFFKKGGKHGEIFKANDAEGSEFIKRILLPESNDEHMPPKGKPQITEDELNLLRWWIQEGASFDKKFVEFEIGNEINQSLSGLGFLFSDENKRNARNNQTGFILEEKILNEPITTINESLIQKIKESGGLVLPISQNKNYVEISFVNNKNLNDENIQSILGAEKQTIWLKLSNTKITDNAGAVIEKMTNTTRLNLFNTKVTDKILTNIQKLPKLEYLNLVGTGVSDAGLNSIIQMKNLKKLYIWNTKITDEGLNKIKNNLPNLDIENGITEKMKIDYLNLKQNEVSDDVYKKKD; from the coding sequence ATGGTTATTATCTCAATTTCAGACTGGTTTACATTTATTGGACGTTTTCATCCATTAATGGTTCATTTACCAATTGGTTTTTTTTCAATTTTGGTAGTGATTGAAACATTAAATAGGTACAATTATTTAGAAGTACATAAAAAAGTAATTCAAGTAATTATATTTTGTTCAACACTCAGTGCAATTTCTTCATGTATTCTTGGCTATTTTTTATCGTTGGAAGGTGGATATAATGAAGAAATATTGGTAGAACATCAAAATCAAGGAATAGTATTTTCAGTTTTAAACTTATTAATGTTTTGTTTAAAATTAGATTATTCAGAAATAAGAATACCATTTTCTAAAAGGATTTATGATGTATTACTACTTCTTACAACATTAATGATGATAATTACTGGTCATCATGGAGGTAATCTGACTCATGGAGAAGATTATTTAACAGAAAAATTACCTTTTAATAAGAAAAATAATGAAAGTAGTGTTGCATTATCAAATTCAACTAAAAATCTCGATAAAAATACGGTAATTGTTTATAAAGACATTATCAAACCAATATTTAAACAAAAGTGTGAACAATGTCATAATGCCTCAAAAATGAAGGGGAATTTAAGAATGGATGAGGTTTCCTTTTTTAAAAAAGGAGGGAAACATGGAGAAATTTTTAAAGCGAATGATGCTGAAGGGAGCGAATTTATTAAAAGGATTCTACTTCCCGAGTCAAACGATGAACATATGCCTCCTAAAGGAAAACCACAAATTACCGAAGATGAACTTAATTTATTGAGATGGTGGATTCAAGAAGGTGCATCATTTGATAAAAAATTTGTAGAATTTGAGATTGGTAATGAAATTAATCAATCCCTTTCAGGTTTAGGTTTTCTTTTTTCTGATGAAAATAAACGAAATGCAAGAAATAATCAAACTGGTTTTATCCTTGAAGAAAAGATTTTAAATGAACCAATCACAACAATTAATGAATCGTTAATTCAAAAAATTAAGGAAAGCGGTGGTCTGGTTTTACCTATTTCTCAAAATAAAAATTATGTTGAAATTAGCTTTGTAAATAATAAAAATCTCAATGATGAAAATATTCAATCAATACTAGGAGCAGAAAAACAAACAATCTGGCTAAAACTTTCGAATACCAAAATTACTGACAATGCTGGTGCTGTTATTGAGAAAATGACAAATACCACAAGACTCAATCTATTTAATACTAAAGTTACAGATAAAATTCTAACCAATATTCAAAAACTTCCGAAATTAGAATATTTGAATCTTGTTGGAACGGGTGTTTCTGATGCAGGTTTGAACAGTATTATCCAAATGAAAAATCTTAAGAAGCTTTATATTTGGAACACTAAAATAACAGATGAAGGGCTAAATAAAATAAAAAACAATTTACCAAACTTAGATATAGAAAATGGTATTACTGAAAAAATGAAGATAGATTATTTGAATTTAAAGCAAAATGAAGTGAGTGACGACGTTTATAAGAAAAAGGATTGA
- the uxuA gene encoding mannonate dehydratase, whose translation MIHTMRWFGPNDPVSLMDIRQAGCTGVVSALHQIPVGDVWSVEAIQERISIIEKDNNRYSTLKWLVVESLPVHEDIKKGLPSREYFIENYKVSLANLAKCGIQTVCYNFMPVLDWSRTNLNYEMPDGSKALRFVWEDFAIFDLFILQRPNAEKDYEAEVVESAKKKFDSMSSEVIKTLKDTALLGLPGSNEAFDLNTFQGLLDNYAHIGDKELRENLYYFIKQVAPFAEQVGINLCIHPDDPPQPLLGLPRVVSTENDLLQLMDACNIRANGITFCTGSLGVRADNDLAKMVKKFANRIHFLHLRTTKREENPKNFHEAAHLNGDVDMYEVVKAVIEEQNRRKKAGQTDSQIPMRPDHGHQMLDDLQEGISKPKTYPGYSAIGRLKGLAEIRGLQMAIERNLQEKKL comes from the coding sequence ATGATACATACAATGCGTTGGTTTGGCCCCAACGACCCTGTTTCTTTAATGGATATTCGTCAAGCAGGTTGCACGGGGGTAGTTTCTGCGTTACATCAAATTCCAGTTGGTGACGTTTGGAGCGTTGAAGCCATTCAAGAAAGAATAAGTATTATTGAAAAAGATAACAATCGATATTCAACACTTAAATGGTTGGTTGTTGAAAGTTTGCCAGTTCATGAAGACATCAAAAAAGGACTACCATCACGAGAGTATTTTATAGAAAATTATAAAGTATCATTAGCAAATTTAGCCAAATGTGGCATTCAAACGGTTTGCTATAATTTTATGCCTGTACTTGATTGGTCGAGAACGAATTTAAATTATGAAATGCCCGATGGCTCAAAAGCCCTACGTTTTGTTTGGGAAGACTTTGCTATTTTTGATTTATTTATCTTACAAAGGCCAAACGCAGAAAAAGATTATGAGGCAGAGGTAGTTGAATCAGCTAAAAAGAAATTTGATTCAATGAGTTCGGAAGTAATAAAAACACTCAAAGATACTGCCTTACTGGGCCTTCCGGGTTCTAATGAAGCTTTTGATTTGAATACTTTTCAAGGTTTACTTGATAATTATGCACATATTGGCGACAAAGAATTACGAGAAAACCTATATTATTTCATTAAACAAGTTGCTCCATTTGCAGAGCAAGTGGGTATCAATCTTTGTATTCATCCAGATGACCCGCCACAGCCTCTACTTGGACTACCAAGAGTAGTAAGCACTGAAAATGATTTGTTGCAACTGATGGATGCCTGCAATATCAGAGCCAATGGCATTACTTTTTGTACGGGTTCTCTTGGTGTACGTGCTGACAATGATTTGGCAAAAATGGTAAAAAAGTTTGCCAATCGAATCCATTTCTTGCATTTAAGAACTACCAAACGTGAAGAAAATCCCAAAAACTTTCATGAAGCAGCCCATTTGAATGGCGATGTAGATATGTATGAGGTTGTTAAAGCTGTCATTGAAGAACAAAATCGTAGAAAAAAAGCAGGACAAACTGACAGTCAAATTCCGATGCGTCCTGACCACGGCCATCAAATGCTTGATGATTTACAGGAAGGTATCTCAAAACCTAAAACATACCCAGGTTATTCTGCCATCGGTAGATTAAAAGGTTTAGCTGAAATACGTGGACTTCAAATGGCTATTGAACGTAATTTGCAGGAGAAAAAACTATGA
- a CDS encoding sugar 3,4-ketoisomerase, producing MPKIHTLPVHSGERGDLTVFENILPGSLKRIFYITNADGETRGGHRHIKAWQALMCLQGSCEIYVETPDKKMVFALDEPNKVLVLEPQDWHTLENFTDNAIVLVVSNENYDPTDYIYPSYSEAQDIEIQNFINNTKKD from the coding sequence ATGCCAAAAATACATACTTTACCCGTTCATTCGGGCGAAAGGGGCGATTTAACAGTTTTTGAGAATATATTACCTGGTTCACTAAAAAGGATTTTTTATATTACCAATGCTGATGGGGAAACCCGAGGTGGGCATAGACACATAAAAGCATGGCAAGCATTAATGTGCTTACAAGGGTCGTGCGAAATATACGTGGAAACACCAGATAAAAAAATGGTATTCGCCCTTGATGAGCCTAACAAAGTTCTAGTACTTGAACCTCAAGATTGGCATACACTCGAAAACTTTACAGATAACGCTATTGTTTTGGTAGTTTCTAATGAGAATTATGACCCAACTGATTATATTTATCCAAGTTATTCAGAAGCACAAGATATTGAAATTCAAAATTTTATAAATAACACAAAAAAGGATTGA
- a CDS encoding Gfo/Idh/MocA family protein, whose translation MERRKFIGTTLKGVAAATIGIPTIVPSTVLGKNAPSNKINIGQIGCGRIGRDHDMVGTLQHDLARMIAVCDLDKNRLQDGKLLVENYYKKKTGQDNFVDVKMYDDYREMLLNKDIDAVIISTPDHWHAQPAIEAALAGKDIYLQKPTSLTIAEGRMLSDVIKKTGRILQVGTQQRSSAQFRVAAELVRNGRIGKLHTVKVGLPGDPSGPSFPTMPVPKGFNYDMWLGSTPEVPYTENGVHPQVGYGRPGWLRVEQFGAGMITGWGQHHFDSAAWGMDTELTGPISVQSVAEFPKSGLWNVHGDFMVKAEYANGITMYTSGGFPNGIRYEGTEGWIFVSRGEYVASASDPVSRAKSSKALDASDPKILDSVIGENEIHLYKSTEHHLNWLESIQSRKDPISPVEIGHRACTVCLISHIAMKLPRKLTWNPTTEKFVNDEEANKMLSRPQRKPYGTNYIKMK comes from the coding sequence ATGGAACGTAGAAAATTTATAGGAACAACCTTGAAGGGAGTTGCAGCAGCAACAATCGGTATTCCAACGATTGTACCATCAACAGTTTTGGGCAAAAATGCCCCTAGTAATAAAATCAACATTGGACAAATTGGTTGTGGTAGAATCGGGCGTGACCACGATATGGTTGGCACCTTACAACACGACCTTGCTCGAATGATTGCCGTTTGTGATTTGGATAAAAACCGTTTGCAAGATGGAAAATTATTGGTAGAAAATTATTACAAAAAGAAAACAGGTCAGGATAATTTTGTAGATGTAAAAATGTACGATGATTATCGTGAAATGCTCTTAAATAAAGATATTGACGCAGTAATTATCAGTACACCAGACCATTGGCATGCACAACCAGCCATTGAAGCCGCATTAGCTGGCAAAGATATCTATCTTCAAAAACCAACTTCATTAACAATTGCTGAAGGCAGAATGTTGAGCGATGTCATTAAGAAAACAGGAAGAATTTTACAAGTTGGCACTCAACAACGCTCGTCTGCACAATTTAGAGTAGCTGCCGAATTAGTAAGAAATGGCAGAATCGGTAAACTTCATACAGTAAAAGTAGGTTTACCAGGCGACCCATCTGGACCTTCTTTTCCTACGATGCCTGTTCCAAAAGGTTTCAATTACGATATGTGGTTAGGCTCAACACCTGAAGTTCCATATACAGAAAATGGTGTTCATCCACAAGTTGGATATGGACGTCCAGGATGGTTGAGAGTTGAACAATTCGGTGCTGGTATGATTACTGGTTGGGGACAACATCACTTTGATTCAGCAGCATGGGGAATGGATACTGAATTAACAGGACCTATTTCCGTACAATCGGTTGCAGAGTTTCCTAAATCTGGTTTGTGGAATGTTCATGGAGATTTCATGGTAAAAGCAGAGTATGCGAATGGAATAACTATGTACACCAGCGGTGGCTTCCCAAATGGAATTAGATATGAAGGTACAGAAGGATGGATTTTTGTTTCGAGAGGTGAATACGTAGCTTCGGCAAGTGACCCTGTTTCAAGAGCAAAAAGTAGTAAAGCACTAGATGCAAGTGACCCAAAAATTCTTGATTCAGTAATTGGAGAAAATGAAATACATCTGTACAAAAGTACAGAACATCATCTTAACTGGCTTGAATCTATTCAATCAAGAAAAGACCCTATTTCACCTGTAGAAATCGGTCATCGTGCTTGTACAGTATGTTTAATTAGCCATATTGCAATGAAATTACCAAGAAAATTAACTTGGAATCCTACGACAGAGAAGTTCGTAAATGATGAAGAAGCTAATAAAATGCTTTCTCGTCCACAACGTAAACCTTATGGTACTAACTACATTAAAATGAAATAA
- a CDS encoding sialate O-acetylesterase, producing the protein MKFSFKIIILNLLCTSVFAQIKLPKLISDNMVLQRDKEVNIWGWASKGEKISLDFNQLHLKTVTDAHGKWLIKLPAQKAGIKGEIILKASNELSVKNIVFGDIWVCSGQSNMETDFNRLIDKYADEIKKVDFPDIRQFLVPDKYDFHEEKEDFSGGNWQVANSKNIYTFSAVGYFFAKEIYEKHKIPIGIINSAVGGSPAEAWISSEEIKNFPNYESEFSKFKNDELIKNIEENDRNNSKSWYHELNSRDEGLKFNWKSNDINFENWDKINIPDSWVNTKYGPINGAFWFKKEINIPANLINQKAILYIGRIVDADSVFINGKFIGTTSYQYPPRRYVLQPNTLFAGKNIITVRVINGSGVGGFIKDKPYKIVFEKDTISIGGSWSFNLGTKMPALVEQTFVRWKPVGLFNAMIAPMKNLAIKGVVWYQGESNTKKASEYASLIQSLIKSWRKQWNQDNLPFLISQLPNYMEGQSVPSESDWAALRQQQLNLLNVPNTGLSVNIDLGEWNDIHPFEKKPVGQRLALQAFKLAYNQKNQTTSPIAISAKLSEKKVLITFKNAEEGLKTLRNSTLGGFALADNNGQFSWANAKIINKSQVLVWHDSITKPNKIRYAWADNPVNANLYNSINLPASPFELKVK; encoded by the coding sequence ATGAAATTTTCATTCAAAATAATTATTCTCAACCTTCTTTGCACCTCAGTATTTGCCCAAATCAAACTACCAAAGTTGATTAGTGACAATATGGTTCTACAGAGGGATAAAGAGGTTAATATTTGGGGCTGGGCATCTAAAGGCGAAAAAATTTCGCTTGATTTTAATCAATTACACCTAAAAACAGTAACAGATGCACACGGAAAATGGCTTATTAAATTACCTGCACAAAAAGCAGGAATTAAAGGTGAAATCATTCTCAAAGCAAGTAATGAATTAAGCGTTAAAAATATTGTTTTTGGAGATATTTGGGTTTGTTCAGGTCAATCCAACATGGAAACCGATTTTAATAGGCTAATTGATAAATACGCCGATGAAATTAAGAAAGTCGACTTCCCTGATATTAGACAGTTTTTAGTCCCTGATAAATATGATTTTCATGAAGAAAAAGAAGATTTTAGCGGTGGAAATTGGCAAGTGGCAAACTCAAAAAACATTTATACTTTTTCAGCAGTAGGATATTTCTTTGCGAAGGAAATCTATGAAAAACACAAAATTCCAATTGGAATAATTAATTCAGCAGTGGGTGGTTCACCTGCAGAAGCATGGATTTCTTCCGAAGAAATCAAAAACTTTCCAAATTATGAATCCGAATTTAGCAAGTTCAAAAATGATGAATTGATTAAAAACATAGAAGAAAACGATAGAAATAATAGTAAAAGTTGGTATCATGAATTAAACTCTAGAGATGAAGGATTAAAATTTAATTGGAAATCAAATGATATCAATTTCGAAAATTGGGATAAAATCAACATTCCAGATTCTTGGGTAAATACAAAATATGGTCCAATCAATGGTGCATTTTGGTTTAAGAAAGAAATTAATATTCCAGCGAATTTAATTAATCAAAAAGCCATACTTTACATAGGAAGAATTGTTGATGCAGATTCTGTATTTATTAACGGTAAATTTATCGGTACTACAAGTTATCAATATCCGCCAAGAAGGTATGTTTTACAGCCGAACACACTTTTTGCTGGAAAAAACATCATAACAGTACGAGTAATTAATGGCTCTGGGGTGGGTGGTTTTATAAAAGATAAACCTTATAAAATTGTTTTTGAAAAAGATACAATTTCAATTGGCGGTTCTTGGAGTTTTAACTTAGGAACAAAAATGCCTGCGTTAGTAGAACAAACATTTGTAAGATGGAAGCCTGTTGGATTATTCAATGCCATGATTGCACCTATGAAAAATTTAGCAATCAAAGGAGTAGTTTGGTATCAAGGGGAATCAAATACTAAAAAAGCGTCTGAATATGCTTCTTTGATACAATCCTTAATTAAAAGTTGGAGAAAACAATGGAATCAAGATAATTTACCATTTCTAATCTCCCAATTACCTAACTATATGGAAGGACAAAGTGTACCTTCCGAAAGTGATTGGGCTGCACTCAGACAACAACAATTAAATTTACTTAATGTACCTAATACTGGTCTTTCTGTGAATATTGATTTAGGCGAATGGAATGATATTCATCCATTTGAAAAAAAGCCAGTTGGTCAAAGATTAGCATTACAAGCTTTTAAACTTGCTTATAATCAAAAAAATCAGACAACAAGTCCGATAGCAATAAGTGCAAAACTTTCTGAAAAAAAAGTATTAATTACCTTCAAAAACGCGGAAGAAGGATTAAAAACACTTAGAAATAGTACTTTAGGTGGCTTTGCATTAGCAGATAATAATGGCCAGTTTTCATGGGCAAATGCAAAAATTATTAATAAAAGTCAAGTTTTAGTTTGGCATGATTCAATTACCAAACCAAATAAGATAAGGTATGCTTGGGCAGATAATCCAGTGAATGCAAACCTCTATAATTCAATCAATTTACCAGCTTCACCATTTGAATTGAAAGTAAAATGA
- a CDS encoding alpha-glucuronidase family glycosyl hydrolase, whose translation MKYLKLFFLILIPLISLADDGSRLWLKYDLIKNKNVQSAYAKYNSIIIPSKKTPTIEKALEELQIGFKGLLGKNLTNNSKNNTTGGIKLEITNKEELTKDSPEDSFAIIVQKDNLTITSKTETGVLYGVFELLRNIQTEKIITKNIVSSPKVKLRMLNHWDNANGTVERGYAGSSIWKWNELPFRIDPRYITYARANASLGINATSINNVNASSRFLTAEYLEKIKAVADVLRPYGIKVFISVNFRSPRTLGGLKTSDPLDTDVRKWWIEKTKEIHQYIPDFGGYLVKANSEGEPGPQDYGRTHADGANMLAEAMKPYNGIVIWRAFVYNADPNGDRFKEGYEQFKPLDGKFDPKVIVQVKNGPIDFMPREPFHPMFGSFPKTKLGIEFQITQEYLGQSTHLTYLAPMFRECLDTDTYANGKGSTVSKVIDGSLYNSQMSLMAGVANTGSDANWCGHPFNQANWYAFGRLAWNHELSSEDIAKEWIGMTLTNNNNAKEKINAIMQKSLPTYIKYTYPLGLHHMMGEGHHYGPEPWLTKAARPDWTSIYYHRADSIGLGFDRTGKVSNAIKLYSKEIIDTWGNPDKCDLNYLLWFHHIPWSKKLNTGNSLWEELCYRYYSGVEETKNLQKEWNEMKPYIDKETYASVMARLKIQEKEAIWWRDSCVLYFKEFSKMPIPNNLILPNRTLEEVKKLVEIYHLR comes from the coding sequence ATGAAATATTTAAAGTTATTCTTCTTAATCCTAATACCTCTCATTTCTTTAGCAGATGATGGTTCTCGACTTTGGTTGAAATATGATTTGATAAAAAATAAAAATGTCCAATCAGCTTATGCCAAATATAATTCTATCATAATTCCTTCAAAAAAAACACCTACAATAGAGAAAGCACTTGAAGAATTACAAATCGGATTTAAGGGACTTTTAGGAAAAAACTTAACAAATAACTCTAAAAACAACACAACTGGAGGAATAAAATTAGAAATTACAAATAAAGAAGAACTTACTAAAGATTCTCCTGAAGATAGTTTTGCAATTATTGTCCAAAAGGATAATCTAACAATCACTTCAAAAACAGAAACTGGTGTATTATACGGAGTTTTTGAACTATTGAGGAATATTCAGACAGAAAAAATTATTACAAAAAATATTGTTAGTAGCCCCAAAGTGAAACTCAGAATGTTAAATCATTGGGATAATGCTAATGGAACCGTCGAACGCGGATATGCTGGTTCATCGATTTGGAAATGGAACGAATTACCTTTCAGAATAGACCCTCGTTACATAACTTATGCCCGTGCGAATGCTTCTTTAGGCATTAATGCAACTTCAATTAATAATGTAAATGCAAGTTCTCGCTTTTTGACTGCTGAATATCTTGAAAAAATTAAAGCTGTAGCAGATGTTCTTCGTCCTTACGGTATAAAAGTATTTATTTCTGTCAATTTCCGTTCACCACGAACTCTTGGAGGTCTCAAAACATCTGACCCTCTCGATACTGATGTAAGAAAATGGTGGATTGAAAAAACTAAAGAAATTCATCAATATATTCCAGATTTTGGTGGGTATTTAGTAAAAGCAAATTCAGAAGGAGAACCCGGCCCTCAAGATTACGGAAGAACTCATGCAGATGGAGCAAATATGCTCGCCGAAGCCATGAAACCCTACAATGGCATTGTTATTTGGCGTGCTTTTGTATATAATGCTGACCCAAATGGAGACCGTTTTAAGGAAGGATATGAACAATTTAAGCCTTTGGATGGAAAATTTGACCCAAAAGTTATTGTACAAGTAAAAAATGGCCCAATAGATTTTATGCCTCGTGAACCATTTCATCCTATGTTTGGAAGCTTCCCAAAGACTAAACTTGGAATAGAGTTTCAAATTACTCAAGAATATTTAGGCCAATCAACACATCTTACTTATTTAGCACCGATGTTTCGGGAATGTTTAGATACCGATACATACGCAAATGGCAAAGGCTCAACGGTGTCAAAAGTTATTGATGGTAGCTTATACAATTCTCAAATGTCTTTGATGGCTGGAGTAGCAAACACAGGTTCAGATGCAAATTGGTGTGGCCACCCATTCAACCAAGCAAATTGGTATGCATTCGGACGCTTAGCATGGAATCATGAATTAAGTTCAGAAGATATTGCCAAAGAGTGGATAGGAATGACACTTACCAATAATAATAATGCCAAAGAAAAGATTAATGCTATTATGCAAAAATCTTTACCAACCTATATCAAATATACCTATCCATTAGGTTTGCATCACATGATGGGAGAAGGGCACCATTATGGACCAGAACCTTGGCTAACAAAGGCAGCCCGACCAGATTGGACATCAATTTATTATCATCGTGCAGATTCAATAGGATTAGGATTTGACCGAACTGGCAAAGTTAGCAATGCCATTAAACTTTATTCAAAAGAAATAATTGATACTTGGGGGAATCCTGATAAATGCGATTTGAATTACTTACTTTGGTTTCATCATATTCCTTGGAGCAAAAAATTGAATACAGGGAATAGTCTTTGGGAAGAACTATGTTACAGATATTATTCGGGTGTAGAAGAAACTAAAAATCTACAAAAAGAATGGAATGAAATGAAGCCATACATTGACAAAGAAACGTATGCAAGCGTAATGGCAAGATTAAAAATTCAAGAAAAAGAGGCTATTTGGTGGAGAGATTCATGCGTTCTTTATTTTAAGGAATTTTCAAAAATGCCAATACCAAATAACTTAATTCTCCCGAATAGAACCTTAGAAGAAGTTAAAAAATTAGTTGAAATATATCATTTAAGATAA
- a CDS encoding SDR family NAD(P)-dependent oxidoreductase, with amino-acid sequence MQLDSSFSKVFSLEGKIGLITGGGSGIGFDIAKCMIQAGAKIVITGRREDPLKEAVNELGANAHYVVNDVTDLTATEGLVEKIETTIGPVDILVNNAGINMKKPALEVTNDDFNRIIQTNLTSVFALTRAVASKMMNRKSGSIIMISSMAAYYGIDRVVAYAASKSGVEGMVKVLASEFSPHNIRVNAIAPGFIETNMMKTAMNSDPDRMNRALRRTPMGHFGKPSDIGWAAVFLSSESSAYITGASLPVDGGNSIGF; translated from the coding sequence ATGCAATTAGATAGCAGTTTTTCAAAAGTATTTTCATTAGAGGGCAAAATTGGACTCATTACAGGTGGAGGTAGTGGAATAGGCTTTGATATAGCCAAATGTATGATTCAAGCTGGTGCAAAAATTGTCATTACTGGTAGAAGAGAAGATCCTCTTAAAGAAGCAGTCAATGAATTAGGTGCGAATGCTCATTACGTAGTAAATGATGTAACTGATTTAACAGCAACAGAGGGTCTTGTTGAAAAAATTGAGACAACGATAGGCCCTGTTGATATACTGGTAAATAATGCTGGAATAAATATGAAAAAACCAGCATTGGAAGTAACAAATGATGATTTCAATCGAATTATTCAAACCAATTTAACCTCTGTATTTGCCTTAACCAGAGCAGTAGCCTCAAAAATGATGAACCGTAAAAGTGGCTCAATTATTATGATTTCTTCCATGGCGGCTTACTATGGAATTGATAGAGTAGTTGCTTATGCCGCTTCAAAATCAGGGGTTGAAGGTATGGTAAAGGTATTAGCATCTGAGTTTTCACCCCATAATATACGTGTTAATGCCATTGCTCCAGGGTTTATTGAAACGAATATGATGAAAACAGCTATGAATAGCGACCCCGATAGAATGAATCGTGCACTAAGAAGAACACCAATGGGGCATTTTGGAAAACCATCAGATATTGGATGGGCTGCTGTATTTTTATCATCAGAATCTTCAGCTTATATTACAGGTGCCTCTTTACCTGTAGACGGGGGCAATTCGATTGGATTTTGA
- a CDS encoding Gfo/Idh/MocA family protein, with amino-acid sequence MKENTSDRRNFIKNSTAAAGLMAFPFLNNNNFGSYSTEIIKAVSVPTYDSPRIKFAVIGMNHNHIYGQVEAVKKGGGQLVAYYAKEANLIADFAKRYPDAKLAKDEKEILEDKSIQLVLSSAIASERAPLGIRVMKAGKDFMSDKPGITSLEQLAEVKKVQKATSRIFSIMYSERFENKATVKAGELVKAGAIGNVIQTIGLGPHRMNAKTRPEWFFDKDLFGGIITDIASHQFDQFLYFTDSKKADVVASQIGNVHHPQYPKFEDFGDVMLRGDGGMGYIRVDWFTPDGLKTWGDGRLTILGTEGYIEIRKNIDIAGREGGSHLFLVDNKETKHFDCSAQVLPYGPQLVDDVLNRTETAMSQEHCFLAMELALKAQKNAQRISLKK; translated from the coding sequence ATGAAAGAAAATACTAGCGATAGAAGAAATTTCATTAAAAACAGCACTGCTGCTGCTGGTCTAATGGCTTTTCCTTTTCTTAACAATAATAATTTTGGTAGCTATTCAACTGAAATAATAAAAGCTGTTTCAGTTCCTACTTATGATTCTCCAAGAATCAAATTTGCTGTTATTGGAATGAATCATAACCACATTTACGGACAAGTAGAAGCCGTTAAAAAAGGTGGTGGTCAATTAGTTGCATACTATGCCAAAGAGGCAAATTTAATTGCAGATTTCGCAAAAAGATATCCTGATGCCAAATTGGCTAAAGATGAAAAAGAGATTTTAGAAGATAAATCTATTCAATTGGTTTTAAGTTCAGCAATTGCTTCTGAAAGAGCTCCTTTAGGAATAAGAGTAATGAAAGCAGGTAAAGACTTTATGTCTGATAAACCCGGCATTACGAGTCTTGAACAATTAGCAGAAGTTAAAAAAGTACAAAAAGCAACCAGTCGAATCTTCTCAATCATGTACAGTGAAAGATTTGAAAATAAAGCAACAGTTAAAGCTGGTGAATTAGTAAAAGCTGGTGCTATTGGGAATGTTATTCAAACCATAGGTCTAGGTCCGCACCGAATGAATGCCAAAACTCGACCTGAATGGTTCTTCGATAAAGACCTTTTTGGTGGAATTATTACAGATATTGCCTCCCATCAATTTGACCAATTTTTATATTTTACCGATTCTAAAAAAGCAGATGTTGTTGCTTCACAAATAGGAAACGTACATCATCCACAATACCCTAAATTTGAAGATTTTGGTGATGTAATGCTTCGTGGTGATGGGGGAATGGGCTACATAAGAGTTGATTGGTTTACTCCTGATGGACTAAAAACGTGGGGTGATGGAAGATTAACCATTTTAGGAACTGAAGGATACATTGAAATCAGAAAAAATATTGATATTGCTGGTCGTGAAGGGGGGAGTCATTTGTTTTTAGTTGATAATAAGGAAACCAAACATTTTGATTGTTCAGCTCAAGTATTACCTTATGGACCACAGTTGGTTGATGATGTCTTAAATCGAACCGAAACCGCTATGAGTCAGGAGCACTGCTTTTTAGCAATGGAACTAGCTTTAAAAGCACAAAAAAATGCCCAAAGAATCAGTTTGAAAAAATAA